The following proteins are co-located in the Macadamia integrifolia cultivar HAES 741 chromosome 3, SCU_Mint_v3, whole genome shotgun sequence genome:
- the LOC122074391 gene encoding uncharacterized protein LOC122074391 yields the protein MNARRHEGDSKSMECCFSMIRSEIGCQTLVHTGLFISLSDLMSARRLDFSRIQGRQRVLFEIFRCRPLRGWWKLNTNGCSLGNLGISRVSGVFQNEKMEVMANYRDHTNFEAEFLAVISGIEHSENLGVQRLWIECDSAAVVTLFQNNKVPWIVRQRWLACMRFLDRVE from the coding sequence ATGAATGCTAGAAGACATGAAGGTGATTCAAAGTCAATGGAGTGTTGTTTTTCCATGATCAGAAGTGAAATTGGTTGTCAAACATTGGTTCACACTGGTTTGTTTATTTCTCTTTCGGATCTGATGAGTGCTAGGAGGTTGGATTTCTCTAGGATTCAAGGTAGGCAGAGAGtcttatttgaaatattccggTGTCGTCCTCTAAGAGGATGGTGGAAGTTAAACACAAATGGGTGTTCTCTTGGCAATCTAGGTATCTCTAGAGTTAGTGGTGTGTTTCAAAATGAGAAGATGGAGGTTATGGCAAATTACAGGGATCATACCAATTTTGAGGCGGAGTTTTTGGCTGTAATATCTGGGATAGAACATTCAGAAAATCTGGGCGTCCAAAGgttgtggattgaatgtgactcggCCGCAGTGGTTACTTTGTTTCAAAACAACAAGGTTCCTTGGATCGTTCGTCAAAGGTGGTTAGCATGCATGAGGTTTTTAGATCGTGTGGAGTGA